TGTTTTTCCTATGGTCTCCTTTATTTTCTACATTTGATAGGTTTCAAACTGTGTAGAATGGTTTTAATagctgagacaaaaaaaaaatttgctttaaaaaaaaaaacatgaatttcCCCAAACAGTCAATTCTACACTCACTGAGTGGCTGCAGAGTCATCGACAGTGATTGAGTCACAAAGCACCAGTGTTCCAGCTCAAACTggaaagcaattttttaaaaaatgaaagtagatATGCCTGAGCGCAGCTAAATATAAGTCTTTTCTTCCTAAAAGACTTCTTTCTCTTAAACAAATTTCTCCTTCACTGAACACACTTTGATGGTAACAAAATTAATTGGACTTTATAataacctaaaaaataaaaagcccatCTAATTTGTTTTATCCCAGAGAATaatttaaagtaaaaacaaacaggCCATttgtacttttactttaaaataagtttGGTATTTCTGAAATCTACACTGGAGAAAGCAGATAATAAATTCACTCATCACCATGAACAAAGTAAAGTTTTCTAAATTAAATCGCTTTAACATGAGACCAAAGGCAGTCTGCTCTTAGAAGATCCCCAAAACGCCGCCTATCCCAGCTCTTTAAAAGCTGGCTTCTGCTTCTCTGAGAAACAAAATTCATCCAGTGTTCCATAAAAGCACCATAGATAACCAGAAATGCAAAATAACCAGGGAGCCACATTCTTTTTTCACAGAATTAGTAGGCATAAATCACCTGTTTCTTAGGTCATTTATtacattattccttttttttactGGCAGGACTGTCCAAAACCTCTATCTTGCCTTTGCCCTCTTCTGAGTGAGGAAGCTTAATGTTATCGATGGTGACTTCAGAAGAGGTGCTGTCATCTTTATCCTCCGATTCCGAACTGTCCTCTGAACTGTCTTGTGAATTCTCTTCTGAACTATCCTCTTCTTTTGAATTGGACCGATTCATCTCAAACAAAGCCACATCCATTTGGATCACTTTTCCCAGAGCCCCATCAATATTTTCAATATTGAAACAACCAGGTGCTGCAGCTGCCATTTCTCTTCTTAGCTTTTCATTTGCCTGAGCCATGTGTGGGAGAAAGCTCTGTAGTTGGTCCAATAAGGGACTTCTCTCTATCCGAACTGTATGGAGAGTGGAATTCTTTCTggaattaggcttggagttgatGAGCAACCTGTCCCATATACCTCCTTGGCTGCCGCTCCCCGCCGTCAGCAGCTCCGTGGACACCGAGACCCCCGCGCACCGCCAAGGTGAGGACGAGGAGCTTGGGTTGGACTGGGGATCCCCGGGCTCCTCCATGTTTCTTGCTGGGCTTCAGCACAGTCTTTTAGagtgaaattattattatttataagatGCCTTTGAGTCACAAAAAGAATATTAAAGCCATTTAATACTTTCtgttaaagaaaacaaagaaatgcacacTTTTCAAATGGAGTTTCTACACAGTtagttaaaacaataaaatatggcAGTGCCTATAGGAGCAAATACCCTTTTGCAGCTTCTATTCCCCATAGAGCATTAGAAACATTGATGAGTAATGGCGTCTTGAACATTGAGCTAACCCTTGATTATCCACGTGTGGGAACCAAAAACATCCGAGTCATTAAATATTGTGAGGTCCCATACACCAGTCAACTGGAATGGAGGACCTTTTTTTATGTAGGGTGAGGTGGGGAGTGGCTCTGGGTGCTGCTGGTGAAATAAAGGGAGAAAGTAAGACAAAAGGGTAATAACCtgtagaagaaggcatctccctcAGAATAATCAGGAGCCAATTCAAGAACCAGATTAATAATATCCTGGATTGTCTGAGAGGAAAAGACTAGGAGAGGCGCCAGTCTGTCCCTTCACAGCAGAGATGGGGGCAGCAGGTCCCTGGGAGGGGCAATATTGGTCCCTCTTAGTGAGGGGCTAAGGGTCACTGAGTGCTCACAagagcttctctctcacttgcacCTCGTGCAGGCTCGGTTTCCTCTATTTTCCCCAGGAGCCTGTGATCTAGGGCCTCCAAAGGCCAGCTGCAAATGGAGGAAGAAGCATGTGCTTTGAACCAAGGAAGTCGAGATTCCATCAGTACATTCAGGCAGGTGGCAAAGAAGGTCACAAAGAATTACTGCCACTTTTGTATGGCTTCTGACACCACCACCTACAATAGATTCTGGAGAAGCAAACAGTAGGGAGAATCAAGCCCACTTGGAAAATCTGAGTTGGCACAGAAATATGCTGAGAGAAGCCTTGAGAAATTCAACAGCATCATGCATAAGGACGATATGGTGACTTTTGCATTTCATAAAATCAGATGAGACCTGCCATTGTATTGGGAGAAAAAGATAACTCGTTAATGCTCTCCAGAAGCCATCTGCATTACTCTCTTAGGACTGCCATAGCAAAGTACTACAGAGcagggggcttaaacaacagaaattaagttTCTTACAGTTTGGGAGTTTAGACGTCTGTGACCAAAGTGTTAGCAGGGTTGTGTCATCTGAGGCCTCTCTCTTTAGCTTGGAGATGCTGTCTTCTCCCACTGTTCTCTCTTCAAATTTAGTCTcactctgaggtactgggggttaggacttcaacatatggatttgggaAGGGCAACTCAGCCCATACACCACCCATAAGACTCCCCAGATTTGTATGGACAAATGTATGAGGTGCACTGTCATTCAGGCTCAGTACTGAGCTGGAGAGAAAACGCTGAGCAGACAAGGGGAAGCACTTGTCCTCCCATTCAGACTTACTCCTTTAGAGTAAGGGCCTGCACCACTCTCTAGCCTGTCACATGGGCTCTCAAGATTATTCACCTGAAAACATTCAACAACCATGCAACACTGTGCTAGGAACACAATGAGGAATGGGGCACCACAGTGGCTCTCAAATCCATTGTTTGGCAGGTCGCCAAGAGAAAGAAGAGccacagagagagaaatggagagaaaaagtGTTGGAGTCACTCAGAACAGGAAGAATGTGAGGACTTCTAGGACCAACCCTGCCTGAAGATGAggggaccccagggcccaggaaTAATGTAACTGAAGAGTGAGACAACTTGGCTGGCAGAAATATACATGATTTTATTGGCAAAAACATGTCGCAATTGGAATCTAGCAAAAGGCCTTTCCTAAGCGGACTCTCAGGGAAAGAGGCTGTCACAGCAATTTCACAAGCTTCAAAATTAGAATAATGTTCCCTGGTCCTTTGAGGAGTTCTGTATCACTCTTGGTATAATGGGTATAATGGTCAGATACAGCCAAATGCCATGGAAGGGGGGTGGCTGCTCATTGGGACGAATCGATGTGAAGAGAAACTTTGGCCCTGTTCTGATATCCTGAATGAGCCATGACTAAACTCCTGGGCGCCTCATGCTAAATTGCCCAAATCCTCAATGTTCATATCAAATAGATAGAACATACATATGATTCCTTTTCCCCACACATAGTTTTTTTACACTGAGTGGGAGAAATAACTGTGCCCGAGATCTGGAGACAAGCTGAAATACCAGAGGCATTATGACTCAGTTAGCTGAGAAGGATAACTAAGGAAAACCAGAGTGGAGATGTCTGGCCATCTTTGGTTATACTGACTTGAAGACTTTGGATGTAGGATAGAATATTTGGAGTTTTGAGTATAACGAAATGTCCAGTCTTATTTGAATTTTAGATATTAATATGATTCATAATATTTTATCTCAAAGTGAGAGATGCCACTGTGTGTCACTGGATGGACAGCATGAGTGAAGCCAGAGTCAGACCAATAGTCCTCAAGCCCAGCTGTCATGCCTTGGGATATGAAATGCAGGGGTAAACATTTATGCCATTTCTCTGATACGGGTTTGCTTTTGTAACAAAAGCATTCATCTTGGCATTTAACAGAAATGGAGTGAGCTCCTAATGTGTTCCAGAATCTCAGAGACAAAGCATAACAAGTCAACTAAGGAGTACCTGGGATCTGGGCAGCCTTTTTTACATTGAGAGCTCAGAGAAGGACTCACTAATGATGTGCCTGAAGGAGGTGAAGAAGTGAGATATGAGCTCTCTGGGGTAAGAGTGGTCTGTGtacagggaacagcaagtgcaaaactCCTGAAGCAGGAGCATACCTTATATGGATGAAGTATAGCATGGAGATGAGGGTGGGTGGACTCGACTGAACTCCAGGATGAGTAAGCACAGAGTAAGCGAGGAAGGAGGGAGCCAGATCATGTAAGATCACCTAGTCATTTGTAAAGACTTTGGTTTCTGCTCTGAGTCTGAGGACTCTTGAACAGAAAAGTGATGTGTTCCAACTTAGTTTTTTAAAGGATCACTCAAGCTGCAGTGTTCAAATTAGTCTGTCACCAGAAAAGGGCATACTCAGTAATATCACATAAGAGATTATTGTAATAGTCCAGGTGAGACTTCATGGTGGCCAAGACCAAGGTGAAAAGAATGAGTAGATCAGTAATGGGAAAATTGTTAAGGTTGAGCCAATAATATTTGCTAATGAGTTGGATACAACTGGGCAGATGAGATTTTTCTCTCCAATCACTGTGTCACTTAAATTCTCAGTCTTTGCTCAAAGGAGTGCACCTGGATTCCCAAGTCAGAAAGGGAATCCATGGGGTCCTGTACATCTTAATTGATGCCTTTGAAAATGCAGTATCTGAGAATGGATACTTAAACTGCAATGTGTGTCTCATCCTGCAGGGCACATTCAATCTAACTTGACTTGCACAGTCTATGTTTGAGCTCAATAACCATGTGTCATGCTTAATTCTTTGATAAATGTAGTTTTGCCTGGATTCCAATGAAGCTGAATGGGAACTGAATTAAAGGCAGACAAGTAAGACCTCCAGATAGATAATTCCCACTATGGTTAAGTATAAACTCAAAGGGGAAAGGCAGCACTGTGACTTCTTCAAGGTCAAATATTCACAATGTAGGGGAATCTCATAAAATGGAAAGGAAGGGCCCTCCAAAGCACATGACAGTCTCATACAGCACTTCCCAAAAGGCGGAATCAGTCCTGCAAGGCTTTGTGCACAGTAAATTATTTCCTTACCAGAAGAATGGGATTTTAAAAGTTTCAGAAACTCCTCTAAAAGTAAAACGATTGCCTCACAATAGAGGCCAAATCTTGGTACGGACTTCAAACCTGTTTCATATTATAATATCTGGGTAACAGCAGTCTGCAATGAGATCAGTTAGGTGTTTCCCACCTTTATCTCCAAGTTTGATTGGTAGTAAAGGAACTACTAACAGTCAGCCACATGGTAGTCAAAATTCAAATCCAATCTGTCAGGAGCAATGTGGTATTAACTCCATGCCAGGGTATGTCAGACTATCATGAGGAAAGTGATTATGCCCTATATTTAAATCTTGATTAGATCTCAACCAAGAGACAGTAAGACAAGAGGGAAGCACTGTAGGTAGTAGCCAATTGAGGGCAAACTTTTGGTCAAAAGTCTGTAGAAGAGAGATCATTCATACACATGACCTTTGGAGAATACTGGGAAAAGAGCACTGCCTTGAGGACTCTACAGAGTTTTGCTAATGTAAAAAATGGAGAGAGATCATGTTCCTGCAGAACAGTCTGAGGAATTCTGCTGACCTGCTCCCCAGCAAAACAGTGAAAACTATACAAGCAAGAGCACAATCATTTAAAGCCCCTGGAAGTGGTCCTAAGGGTGACCAGCAAATTAAGAAACATCTTGTTGAGGATCTACAAATACTCCAAAATGAAGGTGAGAATCTGTTGTATTTAAATGAAAActggttcccctctctccatctCAGTTCAGTGAGGCAGAGACTTCCAACATGGGAGATAACAATAACAGCAACAAGAAAAAATGAACTGGAAAGCACAATTAAAACAGACTTAGAGAGCTCCAGGTTTAGGAATTATTAGTCACAGATTTGAAATAACCATATTTAATGTGTGTGAGGAAATGAAACAATAGATTGGGaatttttttcaaggaatttttaataatgaaaataatacaatgaaaaattctaAAGCAGAGAACACAATTCCTGATAGTAAAACCAAATGGGCAGGTATGACAACAAATTCCTCTCAGCAGGAGAGAAAATTAATAAAGTGGGAGATAGATCAGgagaaaatatatagaataaagtagagacaaaaatatgaaaaatacagagaagacataggaAGAAAGTATAACATAGTGTAAAGGAAACCAGGAGgagatgaaagaaagaatgaagcaaACACGGTATCTAAAGAGATAATGGTAACAGCTTTTCTACAATAATCAAGGACATTAACCCATGGATTCAAGAAATCCTGTGAACACAaccatgataaaaataaataaatctattcTAGGCATGTTATACTAAAACTATTGTAGACCAATACCAGatattgaagaaagaaaaataaattaccttCAGTTATTAATTTACCATGGCTACTGtgacaaattactacaaacttggtagcttaaaacaacaccaatttattctctcatagttctggagatcagaaCTCTGAAATCAGTTTCACTGGCTGAAATCTAGGAGTCAGCAGGATTATGCTCCCTCTGGATGCCATGGGGAGAATCTCTTCTGCACCACTTCCAGCTTCTTGTGGCAGCCAGCATTCCTGGTTTGTAGCTGCATCATTCCAGTCTTTGCCTTGTGCTCACATTGCCTTCTTCTCTTCTGTCTCGGTCAAATTTCACTCAGCTTCTCTCTTATACAGACACTTGTGATTACATTTatggcccacctggataattcaGGAGAATCTCAAGATCTTTAAATTGCCATATAAAGAAGCATacagaggggcagagccaagatggcggtgtgagtaggacagtgggaatctcctcccaaaaacatacatatttttgaaaatacaaaaaatacaactatccctaaaagagacaccagaagatgcaggacaatatccagaccacacccACACCCGTGAGAAACCAGCGCCTGgcgaatggggtaagatacaagccccagcccggcgggacctgagcgcccctcaccccagctcctggcaggagaaaAGGagtagagcgggagggagagggagcccaggactgctaaatagccagccctagatATCCGCACCCAGGCGTGGGGtgatggatactagggaaacaggacagtaagacctgtgagcaggtccccgcagtcGGCGccactgggacaaagaaaagcaagcgctttttgaaagtcttaaagggacagagaccccacagcttGATGGAAGCGTcacgggacacttagcccagcagctgggaatccaggggaactctgggcaccctaaccccctgggctgcagctctgagacccctcatggcgataaacagcccccCCCCAGTCTGTTCCCACTCTGGCGTCCCGCCATAACAGagcagcagcctaaggctggccacacccacagcgagggagcttcctccatagcggctgggcaagaaacagaTCCAGTCTATGCGCAAGTGCccaacacaagctgctaggggtcgccattgtcccagtaaagaaagaccaggagcaagtggaaaaggtcttggctctcccagctgacacacgagTCAATAgaataccactgcatctatcaacgtgaaaaggcaaaaaaatttgatccagaccaggctaACCCAGACACCTTCGACATtctctcctgagaaggaatctggggaggtagatttaaccaatcttcctgaaaaagaattcaaaacaaaagtcataaccatgctgatggacttgcagagaaatatgcaagaactaaggagggagaatacacaaataaaacaatctctggaaggacttcaaagcacaatggacgagatgcaagagaccattaatggactagaaaacagagaacaggaacgcagagaagctgatgcagagagagatgaaaggatctccacgATATAAAGaatcttaagagaactgtgtgaccgatccaaaaggaacaatattcgcatcataggagtacaagaagaagaagagagagaaaggggatagaaagtgtctttgaaaaaataattgctgaaaacttccccaaactagggaaggaaatgacctctcagaattcagaaacacacagaactcccataacaaaggacccaaggagggcaacaccaagacacataataattaaactggcaaagatcaaagacaaagacagagtattaaaggcagccagagagaaaaaaaaggtcacctacaaaggaaaacccatcaggctatcatcagacttctcaacagaaaccttacaggccagaagagaatggcatgatatatttaatgcaatgacgcagaagggccttgaaccaagaatactatatccagcactattatcatttaaatatgaaggagagattaaacaattcccagacaagcaaaagttgaggaaacttggctcccacaaaccacctctacagggcatcttacagggactgctctagatgggaaaactcctaaaaagagcacagaacaaaactccctacatatgaagaatggacgaggaggaataagaagggagagaaataaagaatcatcaggcagtgtttataatagctaaataagcgagttaaattagagagtaagatagtaaagaagataaccctgaacctttggtagacACAAacttaaaggctgcaatggcaataagtacatatctttcaataatcaccctaaatgtaaatggactgaatgcaccaagtaaaagacacagagtaatagaatggataaaaaagcaagacccatctatatgctgcttacaagagactcacctcaaacccaaagatatgcacatattaaaagtcaagggatggaaaaacatatttcatgcaaacaacagagagaaaaaagcaggtgttgcaatactagtatcagacaaaatagacttcaaaacaaagtaacaagagataaagaaggacattacataatgataaagggctcagtccaacaagaggatataaccattataaatatatatgcacccaatacaggagcaccagcatatgtgaaacaaatactaacagaactaaagggggaaatagactgcaatgcattcattttgggagacatcaacacacaactcactccaaaggacagatccaccagatagaaaatacgtaaggacacagaggcactgaacaacacactagaacagatggacctaatagacatctttaaaactctacattcaaaagcaacaggatacacattcttctcaagtgcacatggaacattctccggaatagaccacatactaggccacaaaaagagcctcagtaaattccaaaagattgaaatcttaccaaccaactttttcagaccacaaaggtataaaactagaaataaattgtacaaaaaaagaaaaaaggctcacaaacacatggaggcataacaacatgctcctaaataatcaatggatcaatgaccaaattaaaatggagagccagcaatataaggaaacaaatgacaacaacaacacaaagccccaactactgtgggatgcagcgaaagcagtcttaagaggaaagtatatagcgatccaggcatatttaaagaaggaagaacaatcccaaatgaatagcctaatgtcacaattatcaaaattggaaaaagaagaacaaatgtggcctaaggtcagcagacggagggacataataaagatcagagaagaaataaataaaattgagaagaataaaataatagaaaaaatcaatgaaaccaagagctggttcttcgaaagaataaacaaaatagataagcctctaaccagacttattaagagaaaaagagaatcaacacacatcaacagaatcagaaacgagaaaggaaaaatcatgatggacccaacagaaataccaagaattattagaaaatactatgaaaatctgtatgctaacaagctggaaaacctaggagaaatggacaacttcctagaaaaatacaaccttccaagactgacacagaaagaaacagaaaatcgaaacagaccaattaccagcaatgaaattgaagcagtaatcaaa
This DNA window, taken from Manis pentadactyla isolate mManPen7 chromosome X, mManPen7.hap1, whole genome shotgun sequence, encodes the following:
- the LOC118913357 gene encoding NOP protein chaperone 1-like, with translation MEEPGDPQSNPSSSSSPWRCAGVSVSTELLTAGSGSQGGIWDRLLINSKPNSRKNSTLHTVRIERSPLLDQLQSFLPHMAQANEKLRREMAAAAPGCFNIENIDGALGKVIQMDVALFEMNRSNSKEEDSSEENSQDSSEDSSESEDKDDSTSSEVTIDNIKLPHSEEGKGKIEVLDSPASKKKE